The Nitrospira lenta DNA window CGCCTTCATGTCCAAGCGCACGGTCGAGGCCATGAGCCTCTTTGAGAAAGCACTGGCGATGGACCCCAATCGCGTGGACTCCCTGCTGTGGCTCGGCAATATCTACCGCTCCGAACTCAACTATGCCGAAGCCATCCGGCTGCACCAGCATGCCCATCGCGTCGACGATCGGAACATCGAAGTCCTGCTGGAACTAGGCAAAGATCTGGAAGGCGCCAAGCGCTATGAAGATGCGCTGCAGGCCTTGCAGAAGATCCTCAAGATCGAACCGGACAACCTGACGGCACTTATTCGCAAGCGCGACCTGCTGATCCGTTTGGAAAAGTGGAGCGATGCCCTCGAAATTCAACACCGCCTCTTAAAGGCAAATCTGCCTGAGTCAGAAAAGCAGGCCGAAGCGGATCTCCTCGTCGGCTGCATGTACGAAGTCGGTCGCCAGCTCTTGGAGCGTGGTCACCCCGACAAGGCTCGCCGGTACTTCCGCGGCGCCATCAAGAAAGATCGCAGCTTCCTGCCGGCCTACATCGGCATCGGCGAGATCCTGATCCATGAAGGCAAGACAAAGGACGCTGTTGAAATTCTGAAGAAGGTCTACAACCGGACCAGAAGCGTCATCATCCTCCATCGCTTGGAGGAACTGTTCCTGGAGCAAGGCGAGCCCAGCGAGATTATCCGCGTGTACCAGGAAGCCTTGCAGCAAGACCCGCAGAATCCTGTGCTCCAGTTCTATCTGGGCAAGCTCTACTATCGGCTTGAAATGGTCGACGAAGCGTTCGATGTGCTCTCAACCATCGAGGGACCGCAGGACCATCTCTTGGACTATCACAAGATCATGGCCAATCTATACCTGCGCAAACAACACTTCGAGCAGACTATCGTCGAACTCAAGAAAGCGCTCAGCTTCAAGAAGCGCGTGGTCGTGCCCTACATCTGTACCCAGTGTCAGCAGGAATCATTGGAATGGTCGGGCCGCTGCCGCCGTTGCGCCCGATGGAACACCCTCACCGCACTCCCCTGGCTCGAAGCCGGCCAACCGGCCGCAGGCGCAGAGAGCGACCCCTCCTCCGGCCGCGTCGTTCCCTATCAGGGCATTGCTTCTCCATTTGAAACCGTGTAGGTTTTCTCCCGTCTCGATACTGTACGACTCATATTGATCATAGCCGTTTCCCGCGCGCACGACTGAAAGGTGTCTGTCATGACCGATTACATGCAACTGGCGAACAAAGCGCTCAACGACGAGCCCCTCACGAGAGCGGAATCGCTGTCCGTCTTGAACAGCCCGGACGACGACCTCCTCGCGCTGTTGCATGCCGCCTTTCAAGTCCGCTCGAAATACTTCGGCCGTACCGTCCGCCTGCA harbors:
- a CDS encoding tetratricopeptide repeat protein, whose product is MFRLLLTIFLISAGIFIYSYFRELNPGMVMVRTSSAVEFELSPVTLVLISMALGAVVVTFVVGLQQTAHAITTWQSSRLARRKEKVDALHREGTHAFMSKRTVEAMSLFEKALAMDPNRVDSLLWLGNIYRSELNYAEAIRLHQHAHRVDDRNIEVLLELGKDLEGAKRYEDALQALQKILKIEPDNLTALIRKRDLLIRLEKWSDALEIQHRLLKANLPESEKQAEADLLVGCMYEVGRQLLERGHPDKARRYFRGAIKKDRSFLPAYIGIGEILIHEGKTKDAVEILKKVYNRTRSVIILHRLEELFLEQGEPSEIIRVYQEALQQDPQNPVLQFYLGKLYYRLEMVDEAFDVLSTIEGPQDHLLDYHKIMANLYLRKQHFEQTIVELKKALSFKKRVVVPYICTQCQQESLEWSGRCRRCARWNTLTALPWLEAGQPAAGAESDPSSGRVVPYQGIASPFETV